In Streptomyces sp. NBC_01439, the following are encoded in one genomic region:
- a CDS encoding arylamine N-acetyltransferase family protein, whose product MEELPASRVDAYLRRIGAQRPGAASAAALRDLHLRHLRTVPFESLSIHLGQEIVLEGAALLDKLLHGGRGGFCYELNGAFALLLHSLGYRVELLQARVLSADGGQGVPYDHLALRVECEDGRPWLVDVGFGDHNHFPLAFDERGEQTDPGGVFRIAAAGGPEGDLDVLQNGVPQYRLETRPRVLSDFVTGAWWHSTSPASGFTRKPVCSLLTETGRTTLSDRVLTVTADGERTERTLADDAEVLAAYRTHFGIDLPRVPVPLHPRP is encoded by the coding sequence ATGGAAGAGCTTCCCGCGTCACGCGTTGACGCGTACCTGCGGCGGATCGGGGCGCAGCGGCCCGGGGCGGCGAGTGCGGCTGCCCTGCGCGACCTGCACCTGCGGCACCTGCGGACCGTCCCCTTCGAGAGCCTGTCCATCCACCTGGGACAGGAGATCGTGCTGGAGGGGGCGGCACTGCTCGACAAGCTGCTGCACGGCGGCCGCGGCGGATTCTGTTACGAGCTGAACGGCGCGTTCGCGCTGCTGCTGCACTCCCTGGGCTACCGGGTGGAGCTGCTGCAGGCCCGGGTGCTTTCCGCCGACGGCGGGCAGGGCGTGCCCTACGACCACCTGGCGCTGCGCGTGGAGTGCGAGGACGGCCGCCCGTGGCTGGTGGACGTGGGCTTCGGCGACCACAACCACTTCCCGCTGGCCTTCGACGAGCGCGGCGAGCAGACCGACCCGGGCGGGGTGTTCCGGATCGCGGCGGCCGGTGGCCCGGAGGGGGACCTCGACGTCCTTCAGAACGGCGTGCCGCAGTACCGGCTGGAAACGCGCCCCCGGGTCCTGTCCGACTTCGTGACCGGTGCGTGGTGGCACAGCACCTCGCCCGCGTCCGGTTTCACCCGCAAGCCGGTGTGCTCGCTGCTGACGGAGACCGGCCGGACCACCCTCAGCGACCGCGTGCTGACGGTCACGGCCGACGGGGAACGGACCGAGCGGACCCTGGCCGACGACGCCGAGGTCCTGGCGGCCTACCGCACGCACTTCGGCATCGACCTGCCCCGCGTCCCGGTCCCCCTGCACCCCCGCCCCTGA
- a CDS encoding lysine N(6)-hydroxylase/L-ornithine N(5)-oxygenase family protein: protein MSQDLSDDAPLIHDLIGIGFGPSNVAMAIALSEHNAGVGPQEAVTAHFFEQQPCFGWHRGMLIDDATMQVSFLKDLVTLRNPASEYSFLCYLQSRGRLIDFVNHKSLFPLRVEFHDYFEWAAAKVDDMVSYGSEVVAVRPVLRDGAIEYVDVTARSGSELVVHRARNLVIGTGLRPQMPEGVDRTERIWHTSELLTRVAALGGADPTRFVVVGAGQSAAENVAFLHRTFPRAEVCAVFSRYGYSPADDSGFANRIFDPAAVDEYFTAPEEIKRKLIEYHANTNYSVVDIDLIDDLYRQEYQEKVLGTERLRFLKVSRLAEVTETPDHVRVTVESLVTGEKEALAADALVYATGYRSADGLGLLGDVERYCRRDGLGRVRVARDYRVESESELRCGIYLQGGTEHTHGITSSLLSNTAVRVGEILQSIVAHGRVPVPASRTAPTP, encoded by the coding sequence ATGTCACAGGATCTGTCCGATGATGCGCCACTGATCCACGACCTCATCGGCATCGGCTTCGGCCCCTCGAACGTGGCCATGGCGATCGCGCTCAGCGAACACAACGCCGGCGTCGGACCGCAGGAAGCGGTCACCGCCCACTTCTTCGAGCAGCAGCCCTGCTTCGGCTGGCACCGCGGCATGCTCATCGACGACGCCACGATGCAGGTGTCCTTCCTCAAGGACCTGGTGACACTGCGCAATCCGGCGAGCGAGTACAGCTTCCTCTGCTACCTCCAGAGCAGGGGCCGCCTGATCGACTTCGTCAACCACAAGAGCCTGTTCCCCCTGCGCGTGGAGTTCCACGACTACTTCGAGTGGGCCGCGGCCAAGGTCGACGACATGGTCTCCTACGGGTCCGAGGTCGTCGCCGTACGTCCCGTCCTGCGCGACGGGGCGATCGAGTACGTGGACGTGACCGCCCGCTCCGGCTCCGAACTCGTGGTCCACCGGGCGCGCAACCTGGTGATCGGCACCGGCCTGCGGCCGCAGATGCCGGAGGGCGTGGACCGCACCGAGCGGATCTGGCACACCTCGGAACTGCTCACGCGGGTCGCCGCGTTGGGAGGCGCGGATCCCACCCGGTTCGTCGTCGTCGGCGCCGGCCAGAGCGCCGCCGAGAACGTGGCCTTCCTGCACCGCACCTTCCCCCGGGCCGAGGTGTGCGCCGTCTTCTCCCGCTACGGCTACAGCCCCGCCGACGACAGCGGATTCGCCAACCGGATCTTCGACCCTGCGGCGGTCGACGAGTACTTCACCGCCCCCGAGGAGATCAAGCGCAAGCTGATCGAGTACCACGCCAACACCAACTACTCCGTGGTGGACATCGACCTCATCGACGACCTCTACCGGCAGGAGTACCAGGAGAAGGTCCTCGGCACCGAACGGCTGCGCTTCCTGAAGGTGTCACGGCTCGCGGAGGTCACCGAGACCCCCGACCACGTGCGCGTCACCGTCGAGTCGCTGGTCACGGGGGAGAAGGAGGCCCTGGCAGCCGACGCACTGGTCTACGCGACCGGATACCGCTCGGCGGACGGCCTCGGACTGCTCGGGGACGTCGAGAGGTACTGCCGGCGCGACGGCCTCGGCCGGGTCCGCGTGGCGCGCGACTACCGTGTCGAGAGCGAGTCCGAACTGCGCTGCGGCATCTACCTCCAGGGAGGAACGGAGCACACGCACGGCATCACGTCCTCCCTGCTGTCGAACACCGCCGTCAGGGTCGGCGAGATCCTCCAGTCCATCGTCGCCCACGGCCGCGTACCGGTACCGGCCTCCCGTACGGCGCCCACCCCCTGA
- a CDS encoding LysR family transcriptional regulator: MDLEAVRTFVAVAEAGQFQKAAVDLSITQQAVSKRIAALERSLGVRLFTRAPRGAEPTIDGQAFLPHARELLRVAERAVTSVRPDRRPLRVDVIASRGAQAGLMRGFHRAYPEVDLDVVMLFEIETALAAIRSGAIDASFRAVAAPGRPLPEDIESVRVLDEPLQLLTGPAHALAGARSVTVAQLAGHRIWMPGIVPGTEWGAYYDDLVAEFGLTIEATGPNFGSDALLDTIADTPALATFMGEHTRLIWPADHGLRRIPVTDPTPVYPHSFLWHRDNPHPALVTLRAHLAATAAGRAAAGTWAPGWVIPR, translated from the coding sequence GTGGACCTCGAAGCAGTACGCACCTTCGTCGCCGTTGCGGAAGCGGGCCAGTTCCAGAAGGCCGCTGTCGACCTGTCGATCACCCAGCAGGCCGTCTCCAAACGCATCGCCGCACTGGAGCGCAGCCTCGGCGTGCGGCTGTTCACCCGCGCACCCCGTGGCGCGGAGCCCACCATCGACGGTCAGGCGTTCCTGCCCCATGCGCGCGAGCTGCTGCGCGTTGCCGAGCGCGCGGTCACGTCCGTGCGCCCCGACCGCCGTCCGCTACGCGTCGACGTGATCGCTTCGCGCGGCGCGCAGGCGGGCCTGATGCGGGGCTTCCACCGCGCGTACCCGGAGGTCGACCTCGACGTGGTGATGCTGTTCGAGATCGAGACGGCCCTCGCCGCGATCCGGTCCGGTGCGATCGACGCGTCGTTCCGCGCCGTCGCCGCTCCCGGCCGGCCCCTTCCCGAGGACATCGAGTCCGTCCGGGTGCTCGACGAGCCGCTCCAGCTGCTCACCGGCCCCGCCCATGCGTTGGCCGGCGCCCGGTCGGTGACCGTCGCCCAGCTCGCCGGGCACCGGATCTGGATGCCCGGCATCGTCCCCGGCACCGAATGGGGCGCCTACTACGACGACCTCGTCGCCGAGTTCGGCCTCACCATCGAGGCGACCGGCCCCAACTTCGGCTCCGACGCGCTCCTGGACACCATCGCCGACACCCCGGCCCTGGCCACCTTCATGGGCGAGCACACCCGCCTCATCTGGCCCGCCGACCACGGCCTGCGCCGCATCCCGGTGACCGACCCGACGCCCGTCTACCCGCACTCGTTCCTGTGGCACCGCGACAACCCCCACCCGGCCCTGGTCACCCTCCGCGCCCATCTGGCCGCCACGGCGGCCGGCCGTGCCGCCGCCGGGACCTGGGCGCCGGGCTGGGTGATCCCGCGCTGA
- a CDS encoding GNAT family N-acetyltransferase, with amino-acid sequence MPSPALQRVNAFLSDFARRQAARTRVLPGGFAVYDDAYAQSYANNQLVIDAAVDPEALPALAEEALAHLPHRLISVLDDETGRACAGPLVRAGYTHSTYLVMLHTGPVPDAGPAQEVDLDALRVPLTRRWRGFLPDADDEVLRQLVDRREARRRGADVVRFIGARTEAGEVASWADLYVDRATGTAQIEDLITSEAHLGRGYADAVLAGALRLAAAHGSEFRFLTADAADWPRHWYERRGFAVIGHSHGFERS; translated from the coding sequence ATGCCGAGCCCCGCACTCCAGCGCGTCAATGCCTTCCTTTCGGACTTCGCCCGCCGCCAGGCCGCGCGCACGAGGGTCCTTCCCGGAGGGTTCGCCGTGTACGACGACGCGTACGCGCAGTCCTACGCGAACAACCAGCTCGTCATCGACGCGGCCGTCGACCCCGAGGCGCTGCCCGCCCTCGCGGAGGAAGCCCTGGCGCACCTGCCGCACCGGCTGATCTCCGTACTCGACGACGAGACCGGCCGGGCGTGCGCGGGGCCGCTGGTCCGGGCCGGATACACCCACTCCACCTACCTGGTCATGCTGCACACGGGCCCGGTGCCGGACGCCGGACCCGCGCAGGAGGTGGACCTCGACGCACTGCGCGTACCGCTGACCCGCCGCTGGCGGGGGTTCCTCCCGGACGCCGACGACGAGGTCCTGCGCCAGCTCGTCGACCGGCGCGAGGCCCGCCGGCGCGGGGCGGACGTCGTCCGGTTCATCGGTGCCCGTACGGAGGCGGGCGAGGTCGCCTCATGGGCCGACCTCTACGTCGACCGGGCGACCGGCACGGCCCAGATCGAGGACCTGATCACCTCGGAGGCCCACCTCGGTCGCGGCTACGCCGACGCCGTCCTGGCGGGCGCCCTGCGCCTGGCCGCCGCCCACGGCAGCGAGTTCCGCTTCCTGACCGCCGACGCCGCGGATTGGCCGCGCCACTGGTACGAGCGCCGCGGCTTCGCCGTCATAGGCCACTCGCACGGCTTCGAACGCAGCTGA
- a CDS encoding methionyl-tRNA formyltransferase, protein MRVVMFGYQTWGHRTLQALLESEHDVVLVVTHPKSEHAYEKIWSDSVADLADAHGVPVLIRNRPDDEELFTRLREAEPDIIVANNWRTWIPPRIFNLPRHGTLNVHDSLLPKYAGFSPLIWALINNEPEVGVTAHLMNDELDAGDIVVQRAVPVGPTDTATDLFHKTVDLIAPVTVGALGRIAAGETDFTRQDRSQASFFHKRSAEDIRIDWNWPAEDLERLVRAQSTPYPAAFTFHRGKRLEVLAAVVSEGRYGGTPGRVFYREGEGVVIVAGADARTGRNHGLAITRVRTEEGEEMPAADYFTTMGGYLTSR, encoded by the coding sequence ATGCGGGTCGTCATGTTCGGCTATCAGACGTGGGGGCACCGCACCCTGCAGGCTCTGCTGGAGTCCGAACACGATGTCGTTCTGGTCGTGACGCACCCGAAGAGCGAGCACGCGTACGAGAAGATCTGGAGCGACTCGGTCGCCGACCTCGCCGACGCCCACGGTGTCCCGGTGCTCATCCGCAACCGCCCCGACGACGAGGAGCTGTTCACCCGGCTGAGGGAGGCGGAACCGGACATCATCGTGGCGAACAACTGGCGCACGTGGATCCCCCCGCGCATCTTCAACCTGCCCCGCCACGGCACCCTCAACGTGCACGACTCCCTGCTGCCGAAGTACGCCGGCTTCTCACCACTGATCTGGGCGCTGATCAACAACGAGCCCGAAGTGGGCGTCACCGCCCACCTGATGAACGACGAGCTCGACGCGGGCGACATCGTGGTTCAGCGCGCCGTACCGGTCGGCCCGACGGACACCGCCACCGACCTGTTCCACAAGACGGTCGACCTGATCGCGCCGGTCACCGTGGGCGCCCTGGGCCGGATCGCGGCCGGTGAGACCGACTTCACCCGCCAGGACCGGTCGCAGGCCAGCTTCTTCCACAAGCGGTCGGCCGAGGACATCCGCATCGACTGGAACTGGCCGGCCGAGGACCTCGAGCGCCTCGTCCGCGCCCAGTCGACCCCCTATCCGGCAGCGTTCACCTTCCACCGCGGCAAGCGTCTGGAGGTACTGGCCGCCGTCGTCTCCGAGGGCCGCTACGGGGGCACGCCCGGCCGCGTGTTCTACCGCGAGGGCGAAGGCGTCGTGATCGTGGCCGGAGCCGACGCCCGCACCGGCCGCAACCACGGCCTCGCCATCACCCGGGTCCGGACCGAGGAGGGCGAAGAGATGCCCGCAGCCGACTACTTCACGACCATGGGCGGCTACCTGACGAGCCGCTGA
- a CDS encoding PP2C family protein-serine/threonine phosphatase: protein MARGQVDVDGSGIDYHAVFHALPGAVALLTPDLVYLDVNESFVETSGRTREQLIDRYLFDVFPDNPNDPAANGMRNLRASLERVVATGEPDTMAVQRYDVEYPDRSGVWHERYWSPVNVPVLAPDGTVALLLHRVEEVTELIRAGSRNGGDHAQVLEAEIYTRGRELQEVNERLRRAHAHEREVALHLQEALLPAPRPLGHHHAAVRYRPATMALNVCGDWYDLVDRPGRTAVSVGDVVGHGLGAAGVMGQLRSALSAASHVAEGPAQALEVLGLYARSVDGAESTTAVSVFIDWNSRTLTYSSAGHPPPLLCHPDGTVTFLDRATDPPLGARPEHAPRPQEQLAFAEGSTLVLYTDGLIERRREDIDVGLGRLADALVRHRTAEPDALADALLADLIPAVGITDDTALVVLRL, encoded by the coding sequence GTGGCGCGCGGACAGGTGGATGTGGACGGATCAGGGATCGACTATCACGCGGTCTTCCACGCCCTTCCGGGCGCGGTCGCACTGCTGACCCCTGACCTGGTGTACCTGGACGTCAACGAGTCGTTCGTGGAGACGTCCGGCCGTACCCGCGAGCAGCTCATCGACCGCTACCTCTTCGACGTCTTCCCCGACAACCCCAACGATCCGGCGGCGAACGGCATGCGCAACCTGCGCGCCTCCCTGGAACGGGTCGTGGCCACCGGGGAGCCCGACACCATGGCCGTCCAGCGCTACGACGTCGAGTACCCCGACCGGTCCGGGGTCTGGCACGAGCGCTACTGGAGCCCCGTCAACGTCCCCGTCCTCGCCCCCGACGGCACCGTGGCACTGCTCCTGCACCGCGTGGAAGAAGTCACCGAGCTCATCCGGGCCGGCTCCCGCAACGGCGGTGACCACGCCCAAGTGCTGGAGGCCGAGATCTACACCCGTGGCCGGGAGCTCCAGGAGGTCAACGAACGCCTGCGCCGGGCGCACGCCCACGAGCGCGAGGTGGCCCTCCACCTCCAGGAGGCCCTGCTGCCCGCGCCGCGCCCGCTCGGCCACCACCACGCCGCCGTCCGCTACCGGCCCGCCACCATGGCCCTGAACGTGTGCGGCGACTGGTACGACCTCGTCGACCGGCCCGGTCGCACCGCCGTGTCCGTCGGCGACGTCGTCGGCCACGGACTCGGGGCGGCCGGCGTCATGGGCCAGCTGCGCAGCGCCCTGTCGGCCGCCTCCCACGTCGCCGAGGGCCCGGCCCAGGCCCTGGAGGTCCTCGGCCTGTACGCCCGCTCCGTCGACGGCGCCGAGTCCACCACCGCCGTGTCCGTCTTCATCGACTGGAACAGCCGCACCCTCACCTACAGCAGTGCCGGCCACCCACCGCCCCTGCTCTGCCACCCCGACGGCACGGTCACCTTCCTCGACCGGGCCACCGACCCCCCGCTCGGCGCCCGGCCCGAACACGCCCCCCGTCCCCAGGAACAGCTCGCCTTCGCCGAAGGCTCCACCCTCGTCCTGTACACCGACGGGCTCATCGAACGCCGCCGCGAGGACATCGACGTCGGTCTGGGCAGGCTGGCCGACGCCCTCGTACGGCACCGCACCGCCGAGCCCGACGCCCTCGCGGACGCGCTGCTGGCCGATCTCATTCCCGCCGTCGGCATCACCGACGACACCGCGCTGGTCGTCCTGCGCCTGTGA
- a CDS encoding MFS transporter yields MGRRFGWLWTAYAVSAYGSGLGFGALPLIAVLALHAGPAEVSALSAVGPAVGALIAVPLAPWVEFRHKRPVMIAMDLTRFAVMATVPVAYFFGWLGFVQLLVVSAVVAAAKIAFSAAGGAYLKALVPPDDLLVANARFESTNWSSLAVGPPLGGAAIGLFGPVTTVVADALSYLFSALCLTAVRGREGAPHPTGKGAVRAGGLLDGWRHIMGHPGLRALYLNHVLVSGLVMATEPLLAVLLLRRLGFPPWQYALAFAAPCIGGLIGSRLARRTVARHGRDRVIRTVGTLRAVWLIGLVFVRPGVVGLLTVMAVQLAIVINMSLYTPVLATYRLEHTPAHLVARTLSAWSIGQQASVAVLTALAGLLADVTGPRTALAAAGLLALTTPFLLPAAARETAGRWT; encoded by the coding sequence TTGGGCCGGCGGTTCGGCTGGCTGTGGACGGCGTATGCGGTGAGCGCCTACGGGTCCGGGCTGGGGTTCGGCGCATTGCCGCTGATCGCCGTGCTGGCGTTGCACGCCGGTCCCGCCGAGGTATCCGCGCTGTCCGCGGTGGGGCCCGCGGTGGGCGCGCTGATCGCGGTGCCGCTCGCGCCGTGGGTGGAGTTCCGGCACAAGCGTCCGGTCATGATCGCGATGGACCTGACGCGGTTCGCGGTCATGGCGACGGTCCCGGTCGCCTACTTCTTCGGATGGCTGGGTTTCGTCCAGCTGCTCGTGGTCTCGGCCGTGGTCGCGGCGGCCAAGATCGCTTTCAGCGCGGCCGGCGGCGCCTACCTCAAGGCCCTCGTCCCGCCGGACGACCTGCTCGTGGCCAACGCACGCTTCGAGTCCACGAACTGGAGCTCGCTCGCGGTCGGGCCGCCACTGGGCGGGGCGGCGATCGGCCTGTTCGGGCCGGTCACCACGGTGGTGGCCGACGCGCTCAGCTACCTGTTCTCGGCGCTGTGCCTCACCGCGGTCCGAGGCCGGGAAGGGGCGCCGCACCCCACCGGCAAGGGCGCGGTCCGGGCCGGCGGGCTGCTGGACGGCTGGCGGCACATCATGGGGCATCCCGGTCTGCGGGCGCTCTACCTCAACCACGTGCTCGTCTCCGGCCTGGTCATGGCCACCGAGCCGCTGCTGGCCGTGCTCTTGCTGCGCCGGCTCGGCTTCCCGCCCTGGCAGTACGCCCTCGCCTTCGCCGCTCCCTGCATCGGCGGACTCATCGGGTCGCGGTTGGCCCGCCGTACCGTGGCCCGACACGGCCGGGACCGGGTCATCCGGACCGTCGGCACCCTGCGCGCCGTCTGGCTGATCGGCCTGGTCTTCGTCCGCCCCGGCGTCGTCGGCCTCCTCACGGTGATGGCGGTCCAGCTGGCGATCGTCATCAACATGAGTCTGTACACCCCGGTGCTCGCCACCTACCGGCTCGAACACACCCCCGCGCATCTCGTCGCCCGCACCCTTTCGGCCTGGTCGATCGGCCAGCAAGCGTCCGTCGCCGTCCTCACGGCGCTCGCCGGCCTGCTCGCCGACGTCACCGGCCCGCGCACCGCCCTCGCGGCCGCGGGACTGCTCGCCCTGACCACCCCGTTCCTGCTTCCGGCGGCCGCCCGTGAAACGGCTGGCCGATGGACCTAG